Proteins encoded by one window of Halobaculum halobium:
- a CDS encoding GNAT family N-acetyltransferase — protein sequence MTRPARHDSDGYTVRLFEPGDRDDYLALHRAVLDGGSEAWFDWKYVDDPYTDHVTVVVATDGNRIVGTKSGMPFEVGWNGRRFPALQPGDTMVHPDHRRRGLFSRMTEYMKSTYADAPQALFFNYPNHATLRGSRKHGWREVGRVTTRYRIADPAAFAGVDAGRLDGALSRTGRTVADGLLRLPRLASRGAEDLTVRRHRDIPVDTLASLYRRSIPDEFHVVRDEAYLGWRYGNPQWEYTAFTVERGGRTALGAVVGADEAADPATASVVDVLPLRASGDDRGDTDGSSARARLAAERALLDRIVAAYDVDVFSAAEDSFARSTLLRLGFLPDTAPPLSWVSSPSTLVAYPLDDALDTPDLSALDGWTLGLSDRDTR from the coding sequence GTGACCCGCCCGGCTCGCCACGACTCCGACGGCTACACCGTGCGGCTGTTCGAGCCAGGCGACCGCGACGACTATCTCGCGCTCCACCGTGCGGTGCTCGATGGCGGAAGCGAAGCGTGGTTCGACTGGAAGTACGTGGACGACCCCTACACGGACCACGTCACGGTCGTCGTCGCGACCGACGGGAACCGCATCGTCGGCACGAAGTCGGGGATGCCGTTCGAGGTCGGTTGGAACGGCCGGCGGTTCCCGGCACTCCAGCCGGGTGACACGATGGTCCACCCCGACCACCGTCGCCGTGGCCTCTTCTCGCGGATGACCGAGTACATGAAGTCGACGTACGCCGACGCTCCCCAGGCGCTGTTCTTCAACTACCCGAACCACGCGACCCTCCGCGGGAGTCGTAAACACGGCTGGCGCGAGGTCGGTCGTGTCACGACCCGCTACCGGATCGCCGATCCGGCGGCGTTCGCCGGGGTGGACGCGGGCCGGCTCGACGGAGCCCTCTCGCGTACCGGGCGGACGGTCGCCGACGGACTCCTCCGGCTCCCCCGTCTCGCGTCCCGGGGAGCGGAGGATCTGACTGTTCGCCGCCACCGCGACATCCCCGTCGACACGCTCGCATCGCTGTATCGGCGCTCGATCCCCGACGAGTTCCACGTCGTCCGCGATGAGGCGTATCTGGGCTGGCGATACGGGAACCCGCAGTGGGAGTATACCGCCTTCACCGTCGAGCGTGGCGGACGGACGGCGCTCGGAGCCGTCGTCGGCGCCGACGAGGCAGCCGACCCGGCGACCGCGTCCGTCGTCGACGTGCTCCCGTTGCGGGCCTCAGGGGACGACCGCGGCGACACGGACGGTTCCTCCGCTCGCGCGCGACTCGCGGCCGAGCGGGCGCTGCTCGATCGGATCGTCGCCGCCTACGACGTGGACGTGTTCTCAGCCGCCGAGGACTCGTTCGCGCGCTCCACGCTTCTGAGGCTCGGGTTCCTCCCGGATACGGCGCCGCCGCTGTCGTGGGTCTCCTCGCCGAGCACGCTCGTGGCGTATCCGCTCGACGACGCGCTCGACACTCCCGACCTCTCGGCACTCGACGGCTGGACGCTCGGGCTGAGCGACCGCGACACCCGGTGA
- a CDS encoding winged helix-turn-helix transcriptional regulator: MTEPSDPPEVPDLSGGLSREEAVALRESFDAEEQDRIRRTVADLLDLLGKTHTMAVLSAFAFAEGSLRFSDLEAELDVAPNTLSTRLRELTDAGLLDRQAYDEVPPRVEYTPTEKAESLFPVFAHLHHWAIEHDL; encoded by the coding sequence ATGACCGAACCGAGCGACCCGCCGGAGGTGCCCGACCTGAGCGGGGGGCTGTCCCGCGAGGAAGCCGTCGCGCTCCGCGAATCGTTCGACGCCGAAGAGCAGGATCGCATCCGTCGGACGGTCGCGGACCTCCTCGATCTCCTCGGGAAGACCCACACGATGGCGGTGCTGAGCGCGTTCGCGTTCGCCGAGGGGTCGCTCCGGTTCAGCGACCTCGAGGCCGAGCTCGACGTCGCACCGAACACGTTGTCGACGCGACTGCGAGAACTGACGGACGCGGGGTTGCTCGACCGTCAGGCCTACGACGAGGTCCCGCCCCGCGTTGAGTACACGCCGACCGAGAAGGCCGAGTCGCTGTTCCCCGTGTTCGCGCACCTCCACCACTGGGCGATCGAGCACGACCTCTGA
- a CDS encoding NAD(P)-dependent oxidoreductase has protein sequence MRIAVFGATGRTGRPLVDQALDRGHEVVAFVRNPTDLPSALRDDDRVSVIEGDAYGGDGVDRAIGGDDPVDAVVSVLGRRSESPDDLLTEAGRHVLAAMDRHGIERLVTLVGAGVREESESVSLGGKVMGSLLKLLARSTLEDAVDHVESVRASDARWTVVRGPRLTDGPHTGEFRHGTGLALGVRAAAARANVAEFVLDCLEEDLYVHEMPKVADA, from the coding sequence ATGCGAATCGCAGTATTCGGCGCGACCGGGCGAACCGGCCGCCCGCTCGTCGACCAGGCGCTCGACCGCGGCCACGAGGTTGTCGCCTTCGTCCGGAACCCGACAGACCTCCCGTCGGCGCTCCGGGACGACGACCGGGTCAGCGTGATCGAGGGCGACGCCTACGGCGGCGACGGCGTCGACCGCGCCATCGGCGGCGACGACCCGGTCGACGCCGTCGTCAGCGTCCTCGGACGGAGATCCGAGAGCCCCGACGACCTCCTGACGGAGGCGGGGAGACACGTGCTCGCGGCGATGGATAGGCACGGGATCGAGCGGCTCGTGACGCTGGTCGGCGCGGGCGTCCGCGAGGAGAGCGAGTCGGTGAGCCTCGGCGGGAAGGTGATGGGGTCGCTGTTGAAGCTGCTGGCGCGATCGACGCTCGAGGACGCCGTCGACCACGTTGAGTCCGTCAGGGCCAGCGACGCCCGGTGGACGGTCGTCCGCGGCCCGCGGCTCACCGATGGACCACACACGGGCGAGTTCCGCCACGGGACGGGTCTCGCGCTCGGCGTGCGCGCCGCCGCCGCGCGGGCGAACGTCGCCGAGTTCGTCCTCGACTGTCTCGAGGAGGACCTGTACGTCCACGAGATGCCCAAGGTCGCGGACGCATGA
- a CDS encoding SDR family oxidoreductase produces the protein MTEAILVTGATGTVGRHVVAALADRDVAGRAGVRDPEAVPRQIADAGEPVEFDFTKPETWGPALADVDGVFLVRPPIVDGSAVGSFAEAAGRVGVDRVAYLSTLGAERNVLIPHHRIEKRVAAADVDYTLLRASFFMQNLLEVHRPDIVERDEVFVPAGSGRTSFVDARDIGEIAAVVLTESGHANRAYDLTGPAALEYGDVAEIFADVLGRPITYPEPSLPAFARRMRRRGKPWAFIALMCGIYTVARLGLAARVTEDGRRLLGRQPRDMRTFVEDHADQFRSENVA, from the coding sequence ATGACGGAGGCGATACTCGTCACCGGGGCGACCGGGACCGTCGGCCGGCACGTTGTCGCCGCGCTCGCGGACCGCGACGTCGCCGGCAGGGCCGGAGTTCGCGATCCCGAAGCCGTCCCGAGGCAGATCGCGGACGCCGGCGAACCGGTCGAGTTCGACTTCACGAAGCCCGAGACGTGGGGCCCCGCGCTGGCGGACGTCGACGGCGTCTTTCTCGTCCGGCCGCCGATCGTGGACGGGTCCGCCGTCGGGTCGTTCGCCGAGGCCGCGGGCCGCGTCGGCGTCGACCGCGTCGCCTACCTCTCGACGCTCGGCGCGGAGAGGAACGTGCTCATCCCCCACCACCGGATCGAGAAGCGCGTCGCTGCGGCGGATGTCGACTACACGCTCTTACGGGCGTCGTTCTTCATGCAGAACCTGCTCGAGGTCCACCGTCCCGACATCGTCGAACGCGACGAGGTGTTCGTTCCGGCCGGGAGCGGGCGGACCAGCTTCGTGGACGCGCGCGATATCGGCGAGATCGCGGCGGTCGTGTTGACCGAGTCGGGCCACGCGAACCGGGCGTACGACCTCACGGGGCCCGCGGCGCTGGAGTACGGGGACGTCGCCGAGATCTTCGCGGACGTTCTGGGGCGCCCGATCACGTATCCGGAGCCGTCGCTGCCGGCGTTCGCGAGACGGATGCGTCGGCGTGGAAAGCCGTGGGCGTTCATCGCGCTCATGTGCGGCATCTACACCGTCGCACGCCTCGGGCTGGCCGCCCGTGTTACCGAGGACGGCCGACGACTCCTCGGCCGACAGCCGCGGGACATGCGAACGTTCGTCGAGGACCACGCGGACCAGTTCCGGTCGGAAAACGTGGCCTGA
- a CDS encoding MarR family transcriptional regulator: MSIDRDTFENTSEEELADLSVPEQVLGFLAANDERAFKAREIATQIGVDEGAVSTALSRLKDRDVVEHKATYWAVTDDTGRLERYSGYERATALFNDQLGAEEKESWREHAPSEPHPSVENER; the protein is encoded by the coding sequence ATGTCTATCGACCGAGACACCTTCGAGAACACGAGCGAGGAAGAGCTCGCCGACCTTTCGGTCCCGGAGCAGGTCCTCGGGTTTCTCGCCGCCAACGACGAACGGGCATTCAAGGCCCGTGAAATCGCCACCCAGATCGGTGTCGACGAGGGGGCAGTCAGCACCGCGCTCTCGCGGCTGAAGGATCGGGACGTAGTTGAACACAAAGCGACGTACTGGGCGGTAACTGACGACACTGGGCGACTCGAACGATACAGTGGCTACGAGCGAGCGACTGCCCTGTTCAACGATCAGCTCGGTGCAGAAGAGAAGGAATCCTGGCGCGAACACGCCCCCAGCGAGCCCCATCCGAGTGTGGAGAACGAACGGTGA
- a CDS encoding type II toxin-antitoxin system PemK/MazF family toxin, whose amino-acid sequence MTGEGSLPIFERGDVIYGDDPFKGEADARPWLVLSNHEGRPFHGDQYIALTLTSKSWMDGLIDIPAESWLRGGTPEKSGIVPWAVQSVDNEDIDFWQGRLESDLVDEAVAALVDELR is encoded by the coding sequence GTGACGGGCGAGGGATCGCTGCCGATCTTCGAGCGAGGAGATGTCATCTACGGCGACGACCCGTTCAAAGGAGAGGCGGATGCCCGACCGTGGCTCGTTCTCTCGAACCACGAGGGACGGCCGTTCCATGGCGATCAGTACATCGCGCTGACGTTGACGTCGAAATCTTGGATGGACGGCCTCATCGATATCCCTGCGGAGAGTTGGCTTCGTGGCGGAACTCCTGAGAAGAGTGGAATCGTTCCGTGGGCTGTTCAATCGGTCGACAACGAGGACATCGATTTCTGGCAGGGCCGGCTCGAGAGCGACCTTGTCGATGAGGCGGTGGCTGCGCTTGTCGACGAACTTCGATAA
- a CDS encoding class I SAM-dependent methyltransferase: MTTPCVRVPVSEGEGTRQALAERDLLDGDREIAVDDGDIFLPVVDAAVARDAGYAVVERETAERDGPTPPAEVLGFEPSYGRLGDIVILDEDDAERARAIADAIVESDVPCETVVNRASKVAGEFRVREWDVLYGEHTETVHREYGHEFALDVAEVYFSPRLATERHRVVEQVESGERVVDMFAGVGPFAVPMAARGAEVLACDVNPAAIDYLRANAERNGVADRVTALEGDVRETTADYDGWADRVVMNLPHSADEFLDTAVRLAGDDCVLHLYDMAHEDDPFGPSERAIREIAEPAGYEVEVLTRREVRSYAPHELNVCLDVRILRN; the protein is encoded by the coding sequence ATGACCACGCCGTGCGTCCGCGTCCCCGTCAGCGAGGGCGAGGGAACGAGACAGGCGCTCGCCGAGCGCGACCTGCTCGACGGCGACCGCGAGATCGCGGTCGACGACGGCGACATCTTCCTCCCCGTCGTCGACGCCGCCGTCGCCCGCGACGCCGGCTACGCGGTCGTCGAGCGCGAGACCGCCGAGCGCGACGGCCCCACCCCGCCCGCGGAGGTCCTCGGATTCGAACCCTCCTACGGGCGCCTCGGCGACATCGTCATCCTCGACGAGGACGACGCCGAACGCGCACGGGCGATCGCCGACGCGATCGTCGAGTCGGACGTTCCCTGCGAGACGGTCGTGAACCGCGCCTCGAAGGTCGCCGGCGAGTTCCGCGTCCGCGAGTGGGACGTGCTGTACGGGGAGCACACCGAGACGGTCCACCGCGAGTACGGCCACGAGTTCGCCCTCGACGTCGCCGAGGTGTACTTCTCGCCCCGGCTCGCCACCGAGCGCCACCGCGTCGTCGAGCAGGTGGAGTCGGGCGAGCGCGTCGTCGACATGTTCGCGGGCGTGGGTCCCTTCGCGGTGCCGATGGCCGCCCGCGGCGCCGAGGTGCTCGCCTGCGACGTGAACCCCGCCGCGATCGACTACCTCCGAGCGAACGCCGAGCGCAACGGCGTCGCCGATCGCGTCACCGCGCTGGAGGGCGACGTTCGCGAGACGACCGCCGACTACGACGGCTGGGCCGACCGGGTCGTGATGAACCTCCCGCACAGCGCCGACGAGTTCCTCGACACCGCGGTTCGGCTCGCGGGCGACGACTGCGTGCTCCACCTGTACGACATGGCCCACGAGGACGACCCGTTCGGACCCAGCGAGCGCGCGATTCGGGAAATCGCCGAGCCCGCGGGCTACGAGGTGGAGGTGCTGACGAGGCGAGAAGTGCGGTCGTACGCGCCACACGAGCTCAACGTCTGTCTGGACGTGCGGATTCTTCGAAACTGA
- a CDS encoding cobyric acid synthase produces the protein MGGGERTSADGDDEVADDGQQAAGDGQHTGDGAATLLVAGTASHVGKSTVVAGLCRRLADAGVSVAPFKAQNMSNNARAALTPAGKWGEIGVSQFVQARAARVTPTTDTNPVLLKPRGEGESQLVIDGEAVGHYEAGAYYDDHWERARTAARDAYERLATEHDVIVAEGAGSIAEINLHDRDLANVETARFADASILLLGDIERGGVFASLYGTLELMPDDLRERVAGTVITKFRGDASLLDPGIEELESRTGVPVSAVLPYDDPGLPEEDSVALPDRDSRAVVGDDDGVADAAAVTVAVPRLPRVSNFSDLDPLARTPGVRVAYVPLDAGLAGADAEVGADTCADAVVLPGTKNTVDDLLALRDAGFDEEIRTFDGPIIGICGGYQLLGERITNAAVEGTGDADVVQGVGLLPVETRFSEDKRVRQTTVTVDGAGPLAGVTGTVSGYEIHMGRTAPLESAAVETPLEPGSAAVGDVVGTYLHDVFATDTVREAFVDAVFAHAGRGRPAVAGDAGDPYEAAASLVGGLEVSALFAGEVEHKLDPSGEAPPSADR, from the coding sequence ATGGGCGGGGGCGAGCGCACGAGCGCCGACGGCGACGACGAGGTGGCCGATGACGGCCAGCAGGCGGCCGGTGACGGCCAGCACACCGGCGACGGCGCAGCCACCCTCCTCGTCGCCGGAACGGCGAGCCACGTCGGCAAGAGCACAGTCGTCGCGGGGCTGTGCCGCCGTCTCGCCGATGCCGGCGTCTCGGTCGCGCCGTTCAAGGCGCAGAACATGAGCAACAACGCCCGCGCCGCGCTCACGCCCGCGGGCAAGTGGGGGGAGATCGGCGTCTCGCAGTTCGTGCAGGCCCGCGCAGCCCGGGTCACGCCGACGACGGACACGAATCCCGTGCTCCTCAAACCTCGGGGCGAGGGGGAGAGCCAGCTCGTGATCGACGGCGAGGCGGTCGGCCACTACGAGGCGGGCGCCTACTACGACGACCACTGGGAGCGGGCGCGAACGGCCGCTCGCGACGCGTACGAGCGGCTCGCGACCGAACACGACGTGATCGTCGCCGAGGGCGCCGGTTCGATCGCGGAGATCAACCTCCACGACCGCGATCTGGCGAACGTCGAGACCGCACGGTTCGCGGACGCGTCGATCCTCCTGCTGGGCGACATCGAGCGCGGCGGCGTGTTCGCCAGCCTCTACGGGACGCTGGAGCTCATGCCCGACGACCTCCGGGAACGCGTCGCCGGCACGGTGATCACGAAGTTCCGCGGCGACGCCTCCCTCCTCGACCCGGGGATCGAGGAGTTGGAATCGCGGACCGGCGTGCCCGTCTCCGCGGTGCTCCCGTACGACGACCCGGGGCTGCCCGAGGAGGACAGCGTCGCCCTCCCTGACCGGGACTCGCGTGCGGTCGTCGGCGACGACGACGGCGTCGCGGACGCGGCCGCGGTGACTGTCGCGGTGCCCCGGCTCCCGCGCGTGTCGAACTTCTCGGATCTCGACCCGCTCGCGCGCACACCCGGCGTCCGGGTGGCGTACGTCCCCCTCGACGCCGGCCTCGCTGGCGCGGACGCGGAGGTCGGCGCGGACACTTGCGCGGACGCGGTGGTGCTCCCGGGCACGAAGAACACCGTCGACGACCTGCTGGCGCTTCGGGATGCGGGGTTCGACGAGGAGATTCGGACGTTCGACGGCCCCATAATCGGGATCTGCGGCGGCTACCAGCTGCTCGGCGAGCGGATCACGAACGCCGCCGTGGAGGGCACCGGCGACGCGGACGTGGTCCAAGGGGTGGGCCTCCTCCCCGTCGAGACGCGCTTCAGCGAGGACAAGCGCGTGCGCCAGACGACCGTCACAGTCGACGGTGCGGGCCCGCTCGCGGGCGTGACCGGGACCGTATCCGGGTACGAGATCCACATGGGGCGGACAGCGCCGCTCGAGTCCGCGGCCGTCGAGACCCCGCTGGAACCGGGGAGCGCCGCCGTCGGCGACGTCGTCGGCACGTACCTCCACGACGTGTTCGCGACCGACACCGTGCGGGAGGCGTTCGTCGACGCCGTCTTCGCGCACGCGGGGCGCGGGCGTCCAGCGGTCGCCGGGGACGCGGGAGACCCGTACGAGGCGGCCGCGTCGCTCGTCGGCGGCCTCGAGGTGTCGGCGCTGTTCGCGGGTGAGGTGGAGCACAAGCTGGATCCGAGCGGTGAGGCGCCTCCGAGCGCGGACCGGTAG
- a CDS encoding cob(I)yrinic acid a,c-diamide adenosyltransferase gives MTDTNATDDEHRTDDRPSDDAAEDPRARTPGKGVTPAARDIEPAAPDEFGLVQTWWGDGKGKTTAALGMAFRAAGHGYRVHLLQFMKGGADSVEDVRGEYNAIAAIPGISYENSGHYGWHAMADGTDEDDHAARAAAGFERARELVDGWADADLTAPLDLEGDPEAGAHMLVLDEVVYAANRGLVDPDDLVGLVESKPDALELVLTGGHEEPDYLREVSDLITNVRKVKHPFDDGHRARKGTEY, from the coding sequence ATGACCGACACGAACGCCACCGACGACGAGCACCGAACCGACGACCGACCGAGCGACGACGCCGCCGAGGACCCGCGCGCCCGAACCCCGGGAAAGGGCGTCACCCCGGCCGCCCGCGACATCGAGCCCGCCGCGCCCGATGAGTTCGGCCTCGTGCAGACGTGGTGGGGCGACGGGAAGGGGAAGACGACGGCCGCGCTGGGGATGGCGTTCCGGGCCGCCGGCCACGGCTACCGGGTTCACCTGCTCCAGTTCATGAAGGGCGGCGCCGACAGCGTCGAGGACGTGCGCGGCGAGTACAACGCGATCGCCGCGATCCCGGGGATCAGCTACGAGAACTCCGGCCACTACGGCTGGCACGCGATGGCGGACGGCACCGACGAGGACGACCACGCCGCCCGCGCCGCCGCGGGGTTCGAGCGCGCCCGCGAACTAGTCGACGGGTGGGCCGACGCCGACCTGACCGCGCCGCTCGACCTCGAGGGCGACCCCGAGGCGGGCGCGCACATGCTCGTCCTCGACGAGGTCGTGTACGCCGCCAACCGCGGGCTCGTCGACCCCGACGACCTCGTCGGTCTGGTCGAGTCGAAACCCGACGCGCTCGAACTCGTCCTCACGGGCGGCCACGAGGAGCCCGACTACCTCCGGGAGGTATCCGACCTGATCACGAACGTCCGCAAGGTGAAACACCCCTTCGACGATGGCCACCGCGCCCGCAAGGGAACCGAGTACTGA
- a CDS encoding adenosylcobinamide amidohydrolase: MTVETVVADGVLRLRRPDTRWLSTGWAGGFADAPAAFNVSVPEGWERTDLDAYVTERLADAGFTGAEERTGPALLTGVDMRHARVARSGSVVAVATAGVSNPAALPMDAPEAVASGAGRASESNAVDAPDRPGRGTVNVLVWTDRLLDDGALANLVAVAAEAKAATLLAATGFPGTTTDAVVAGSARDGEPAAFSGSATPVGSAARACVRDAVRASLDSRYAVGDVALPDSVADAKYGVVTDRETEVGEP; this comes from the coding sequence GTGACCGTTGAGACCGTCGTCGCTGACGGCGTGCTCCGCCTGCGCCGACCGGACACGCGCTGGCTCTCGACGGGCTGGGCCGGCGGGTTCGCCGACGCGCCGGCGGCGTTCAACGTCTCCGTCCCCGAGGGATGGGAGCGCACCGACCTCGACGCGTACGTGACGGAGCGGCTCGCGGACGCCGGGTTCACCGGCGCGGAGGAGCGCACTGGTCCGGCGCTGCTCACCGGCGTCGACATGCGCCACGCGCGAGTGGCGCGCTCCGGCTCGGTCGTCGCGGTCGCGACCGCGGGCGTGTCGAACCCCGCGGCGCTGCCGATGGACGCTCCCGAGGCGGTCGCGAGCGGCGCCGGCCGGGCGAGCGAGTCGAACGCCGTCGACGCGCCGGATCGTCCCGGTCGCGGGACGGTGAACGTCCTCGTGTGGACCGACCGCTTGCTCGACGACGGCGCGCTCGCCAACCTCGTCGCGGTCGCCGCCGAGGCGAAGGCCGCGACGCTGCTGGCCGCGACGGGCTTTCCGGGCACGACGACCGACGCGGTGGTCGCCGGAAGCGCCCGCGACGGCGAGCCGGCCGCCTTCTCCGGGAGCGCGACGCCCGTCGGGAGCGCCGCACGAGCGTGCGTCCGCGACGCCGTCCGCGCGAGCCTCGACTCGCGGTACGCCGTCGGCGACGTGGCGCTGCCCGACTCGGTCGCCGACGCGAAATACGGCGTCGTCACCGACCGCGAGACGGAGGTCGGCGAGCCGTGA
- the cobD gene encoding threonine-phosphate decarboxylase CobD has protein sequence MNFDTARDTQRTPHGSSDDPDVLDFSANTNPHVPEGTEAAYRDAFEAAGTYPREPPAEYRRAAAEYVGCDPEAVISTPGGLAAIRLVIDLAVDPGDSVAIPSPSFGEYAREVRLQDGEPVFVPQAEIADADPAAHALVIVCNPNNPTGNAYPDEKLRTLAARCRAAGTPLLVDEAFLGFTDRPSLAGEPGVVVARSLTKLFGLPGIRAGFAVATGAWREALANARRTWNLGAPALATGAHCMRQGEFVAETRERVAAERERMREGLTDAGYAVHPSDAPFVLLDVGDRGVDAVVAGAAEAGIAVRDATTFRGLDNHVRVAVRTRAANDRLLEVLRDR, from the coding sequence ATGAACTTCGACACCGCACGCGACACCCAACGCACGCCCCACGGCAGCAGCGACGACCCCGACGTGCTGGACTTCAGCGCGAACACGAACCCGCACGTCCCCGAGGGGACCGAGGCAGCGTACCGCGACGCCTTCGAGGCGGCAGGGACGTACCCACGAGAACCGCCCGCCGAGTACCGCCGGGCGGCCGCCGAGTACGTCGGCTGTGACCCCGAAGCGGTGATCTCGACCCCCGGCGGGCTGGCGGCGATCCGACTCGTGATCGACCTCGCGGTCGATCCCGGCGACTCGGTCGCGATTCCGTCTCCGAGCTTCGGGGAGTACGCTCGGGAGGTCCGCCTCCAGGACGGCGAGCCGGTGTTCGTCCCGCAGGCGGAGATCGCCGACGCGGACCCCGCAGCGCACGCGCTCGTGATCGTCTGCAACCCAAACAACCCCACCGGGAACGCCTACCCGGACGAGAAGTTGCGAACGCTGGCCGCCCGGTGTCGGGCGGCCGGGACGCCGCTGTTGGTCGACGAGGCGTTCCTGGGATTCACCGACCGGCCCTCCCTCGCGGGCGAGCCGGGCGTCGTCGTCGCGCGGTCGCTGACGAAGCTGTTCGGGCTGCCCGGGATCCGCGCGGGTTTCGCCGTCGCGACCGGCGCGTGGCGCGAGGCGCTGGCGAACGCTCGGCGGACCTGGAACCTCGGGGCGCCCGCACTTGCGACCGGTGCCCACTGCATGCGCCAGGGCGAGTTCGTCGCCGAGACCCGCGAGCGCGTCGCCGCCGAGCGCGAGCGCATGCGCGAGGGGCTGACCGACGCGGGGTATGCCGTCCACCCCTCGGATGCCCCGTTCGTTCTGCTCGACGTGGGCGACCGCGGCGTCGACGCCGTCGTCGCCGGCGCCGCCGAGGCCGGGATCGCGGTTCGCGACGCGACGACGTTCCGCGGGCTCGACAACCACGTCCGCGTGGCGGTCCGAACGCGCGCGGCGAACGACCGCCTGCTGGAGGTGCTGCGTGACCGTTGA
- the cobS gene encoding adenosylcobinamide-GDP ribazoletransferase — protein sequence MTPAPLAALRGALGFLSRVPVGHSEANWEAFRRTPAAIPAAGYVIGALLALPIAAIAAAPARAAAVPSETVAVLFVAWLYTVTGITHLDGVADLGDAAVVHGDAERRREVLKDSAVGVGGALALGVVVLGLAAAALLLVDLARLAPNLPVAAVGLVVAAEVAAKAATATLVCLGDAAHEGLGSALTAESGPRSLLGVGVVAAPVAFVGWPALAPGLAVLAAAGVVAAAALWWARARLGGVSGDVLGATNEVARVVGLHVGVIAWTLS from the coding sequence GTGACTCCGGCCCCGCTCGCGGCCCTGCGCGGCGCGCTGGGCTTCCTCTCGCGCGTTCCGGTCGGCCACAGCGAGGCTAACTGGGAGGCGTTCCGTCGAACCCCGGCGGCGATCCCGGCCGCCGGCTACGTGATCGGCGCGCTGCTGGCGCTGCCGATCGCGGCGATCGCCGCCGCCCCCGCCCGCGCCGCCGCCGTCCCGAGCGAGACGGTCGCGGTGCTGTTCGTCGCGTGGCTGTACACGGTCACCGGGATCACCCACCTCGACGGGGTGGCCGACCTGGGCGACGCCGCGGTGGTCCACGGCGACGCCGAGCGTCGGCGCGAAGTACTGAAAGACAGCGCCGTCGGCGTCGGCGGCGCGCTGGCGCTCGGAGTGGTCGTCCTCGGACTCGCTGCGGCGGCCCTGCTGCTGGTCGATCTCGCGCGGCTCGCCCCTAACCTCCCCGTCGCCGCCGTCGGACTCGTGGTCGCCGCCGAGGTGGCCGCGAAGGCGGCGACGGCGACGCTGGTGTGTCTCGGCGACGCCGCCCACGAGGGCCTCGGGTCCGCGCTGACCGCCGAGTCCGGCCCGCGCTCGCTGCTCGGGGTCGGTGTCGTCGCCGCGCCCGTCGCGTTCGTCGGGTGGCCCGCGCTCGCGCCCGGCCTCGCCGTCCTCGCCGCCGCCGGCGTCGTCGCCGCAGCTGCGCTGTGGTGGGCGAGGGCTCGGCTCGGCGGCGTCAGCGGCGACGTGCTCGGCGCGACGAACGAGGTCGCCCGCGTCGTCGGGCTCCACGTGGGGGTGATCGCGTGGACGCTCTCGTGA
- a CDS encoding HAD family hydrolase gives MARRDGRETGGPDARAGKEASPVAAVSFDLFGTLVSVERPADPAAGVAAELRDCGVSVPDDWADAYAEVHLEYAEGVERPLHHHVSAALASRSSEHEPRAFVDDAAAAVRAAFDRPVETRPGAAEAVATLAAEYPVGVYSNCSVSGLLGRTLARSALDPDAFDAVVASVDRGWRKPDARAFEAVADDLGVPVDRLLHVGDDAETDGGVTAAGGYFVQVGTAAASLRELPAVVAERWD, from the coding sequence ATGGCGCGTCGCGACGGACGTGAGACCGGTGGACCCGACGCCCGCGCAGGCAAGGAGGCGTCTCCCGTCGCGGCCGTCTCGTTCGACCTGTTCGGGACGCTCGTGTCCGTCGAGCGGCCGGCCGACCCGGCCGCCGGCGTCGCCGCCGAACTCCGCGACTGCGGCGTCTCCGTCCCGGACGACTGGGCCGACGCGTACGCGGAGGTGCACCTGGAGTACGCGGAGGGCGTCGAGCGGCCGTTGCACCACCACGTCTCGGCGGCGCTCGCGAGTCGCTCATCCGAGCACGAGCCGCGGGCGTTCGTCGACGACGCCGCTGCCGCCGTTCGCGCGGCGTTCGACCGACCGGTCGAGACGCGCCCGGGCGCCGCCGAGGCGGTCGCGACGCTCGCGGCGGAGTACCCCGTCGGCGTCTACTCGAACTGCAGCGTCTCCGGGCTCCTCGGGCGGACGCTGGCGCGGTCGGCCCTCGATCCGGACGCGTTCGACGCCGTGGTCGCGAGCGTCGACCGCGGGTGGCGCAAGCCCGACGCGCGGGCGTTCGAGGCGGTCGCCGACGACCTCGGCGTCCCGGTCGACCGCCTGCTCCACGTCGGCGACGACGCGGAGACGGACGGCGGCGTGACTGCCGCCGGCGGCTACTTCGTTCAGGTCGGTACAGCGGCGGCGTCGCTTCGGGAGCTCCCCGCGGTCGTCGCGGAGCGATGGGACTGA